The genomic region GGGTAACGACGCTCTTTAGAGGTCATCGAGCAGATGATTGCCTCTAACTGGCCCATGGACTTGTCATTAACTTGTTGTTGCGCTACCTGCGCCATCTGCCCCATGCCCGGCAGCTTGTCCATCAACCCACCGATACCGCCCATATTCTTCATCTGCTGAAGTTGGTCACGGAAGTCCTCAAGATCAAAGCTTTTGCCTTTTTTGATCTTTTTGGTGAGCTTCTCGGCCTTTTTCTGGTCCAGCTTGCGCTCTGCATCCTCTATAAGGGAAAGCACATCGCCCATGCCAAGAATACGGGATGCCACCCGATCTGGGTGGAACGGCTCTAGGGCATCAGATTTTTCACCAACCCCCAGAAACTTGATCGGCTTACCTGTAATGTGCCTTACGGACAGCGCGGCACCGCCACGGGCGTCACCGTCCGTCTTGGTCAGCACCACACCGGTCAAAGGCAACGCGTCGTTAAACGCCTTGGCGGTGTTCGCGGCGTCCTGCCCGGTCATCGCATCGACCACAAAAAGGGTTTCAACCGGATTGACTGCTTTATGCAGGCGCCCGATCTCTCCCATCATTTGCTCATCAATGTGCAGACGACCCGCGGTATCAAGAATCACAACATCGATATGCTTCTTGCGGGCGGCAGAAACCGCGCCTTCGGCAATGGCAACAGGATCCTGATCGGCGGTACTGGGGAAAAACTCAACACCCACTTCACCCGCCAAGGTCTCCAACTGCTTGATAGCAGCCGGCCGATAGATATCAGCACTCACCACTAAGACTGATTTTTTCTGGCGCTCTTTCAGGAATCGCGCCAGCTTTGCAACCGTGGTGGTTTTACCCGCGCCCTGAAGGCCAGCCATCATGATAACTGCGGGAGGCTGAACGGCGAGATTGAGGGTTTCATTCCCCTCACCCATTACCCGCTCAAGCTCCTGCTGTACAACTTTTACAAATACCTGGCCGGGGCTGAGGCTACGCTGAACTTCCTGCCCGACAGCTCGCTGGCGAACGCCTTCAACAAAGTCCTTTACTACCGGCAAGGCAACGTCAGCCTCCAGCAGCGCCATGCGCACTTCCCGAAGCGTGTCCTTTATATTGTCGTCGGTAAGCCGCGCCTGACCGGAAATCTTGCGCAGGCTACCGGAAAGTCGGTCTTGGAGGTTCTCAAACATGTTGCTCTTCCGTACCCCGGATAAATTGAGTGCATAAACCTCAGAGCCGGCTGTGGCTCCTTGATTCCTGTTGCATAATCGCGACATTATAACCAGACTATCGCTCTGAAACGACCAACCCGGTCAAATCGGCAGTTATCCCTGCCGATCTCCAGCCAGCACAGCCGTTAATAAGGAAGTCATGGGAACGCTGATTCTCGCGGTCACCTCTCTTTTTCTGTACAGCGTCGGCACCGCTCTGCAGGCGCTTCACTTTCGTGGGCGCGTGCAAAGTAACATTGCCATCACCACCCTAGTTGGCATGCTGGCGCTCACCGCTCACGGGCTTTTGATTACTCAGACCATACACCACGATGGTGGCGTAGACCTCGGATTCTTCAAAAGCTCAGTGCTAATTTCCTGGCTCATCGTTTTTCTTCTGCTGGGTCTGAATCTTAAAAAGCCAGTT from Marinobacter sp. LV10R510-11A harbors:
- the ffh gene encoding signal recognition particle protein, with product MFENLQDRLSGSLRKISGQARLTDDNIKDTLREVRMALLEADVALPVVKDFVEGVRQRAVGQEVQRSLSPGQVFVKVVQQELERVMGEGNETLNLAVQPPAVIMMAGLQGAGKTTTVAKLARFLKERQKKSVLVVSADIYRPAAIKQLETLAGEVGVEFFPSTADQDPVAIAEGAVSAARKKHIDVVILDTAGRLHIDEQMMGEIGRLHKAVNPVETLFVVDAMTGQDAANTAKAFNDALPLTGVVLTKTDGDARGGAALSVRHITGKPIKFLGVGEKSDALEPFHPDRVASRILGMGDVLSLIEDAERKLDQKKAEKLTKKIKKGKSFDLEDFRDQLQQMKNMGGIGGLMDKLPGMGQMAQVAQQQVNDKSMGQLEAIICSMTSKERRYPDVINNSRKRRIATGSGTQIQDVNRLLKQHKQMQKMMKKFSKKGGMANMMRGLGGMMPPGGGGGGMPPTGRM